TATGATGCAGCGTGGCATCCTTCCATTGCATGGCAGTGCAGTGGTTATTGATGGCTGGGCTTACGCATTTGTCGGACATTCGGGAGCAGGCAAATCGACACTGTCGGCCGCACTGGCATCACGCGGATATCCACTTCTCACCGATGATGTTGTTGCACTGACCTGGGATGCCGGGGGAAGAGCCATCGTATCACCTGGTTACCCGCAACAGAAGTTATGGCAACCCAGTCTGGACGGCTTCGGCATGAAGGAGCAGGAGTACGCAACGGTTCACGCAGAGATTACGAAGTATGCGATACCTGTTCAGCACTATTTTCATGAGATGGCTGTGCCACTAGGTGGAATATTTGAACTTGCTCCACAACCGGAGGCAAACCATACATCTGTTCAACTGGTTGAAGTGACGGGGCTGGAACGACTGCATCTGTTATGCTCGCATACGTTCCGTGGTGGGCTCGTTGCAAGACAGGGGCTGGCACAGTGGCTGTTCGAGACGGCTTCAAGACTTTCAGCAAGTGTGGAGATTGGCAGATTGGTCAGAACGGGTGCTGAGTTTACAGCATTTGAGATGGTGGATCGGATCACAGATCATATACGCAAAGGAGTGCATACAGGACAATGACAGCGACTACGCCGATGAATGTGGAAGACCGGGTAACCCGGAAGGAAGGCAATCTGGTCAGTGATATGGGCAGTGAGAAAGTTATGATGAGCATTAGTTCTGGAAAATACTATAATCTCGGGAGTACCGGTGGACGAATCTGGGACCTGATCGCAGAGGAACGCACGCTGGGTGAAGTTGTTGAGGTACTTGCAGCGGAGTATGAGATTGAGCCAGATGTATGTCGTGAGCAGGTGGTGCAATTCCTGGAACATCTGTCTCGTGAAGGTTTAATCGACGTTACTCGCGGAGTGTAGAATCATGTTGCGAAAAATAAAGGTTTATCTCTCGCTCCCGCGGTCGATGCGTCGACTGGTATGGGAGGCCTATATCCTCCTTGGCTGGGCACGCATTCAGAAGGCTATGCCATTTGCCAAAATCGCTCCAGGGCTGGGTACGCCTATGGTAGAAACACCGATGACAGGACTCGAACGCAGCGAGGTCATCACCATACGGAATATTTCCAAAGCGATTTCGCTCGCCAGTAAATATACGTTATGGGAAAGCCGCTGCCTTGTAATGGCGATTGCCGGGATGAAGATGCTTGAGCGACGCAAGATAGAGAGTACGTTATACATGGGGACTGCACGGAATAAGCAAGGACATATGATGGCTCATGCCTGGCTGCGAAGTGGTAAATTGATCGTGACCGGAGCTGATACTATGGACCAATATACGGTTGTCGGTGTGTTTGGCAAACGGTGTCCGGAGAAGGGATCTGGGGAGATTGTCTATGATACATGAAAGTGAACTCTATTCATCAGGGTTTCCGAAGGAGCTTAAGCTGATTTTGAGCATGATTAGAGGTGATCTGACGGCCCTATCCCCTGAAGAACTCAAGGCGCGTTTGCAGGGAACCGATTGGCAGCTCTTTCTGCGGCTGGTCTATCATCACCGCTTATATTCTGTCCTTTATGTGAAAATGAAAGAATTCAACTCTGCAATCATTCCTGTAGATGTTATGGAGAGTCTGAGACAACAATATACGGTCAATACGTTCCGCATGTTACATCTGACAGCTGAAATGGAGCAGGTGTGTGGAGCTTTTCGTGAACGCGGCATCCGCAATATTACACTAAAGGGGCCAGCGCTCGCCCATGATCTCTATGGCGATGTATCGATGCGAACCTCTAAAGACCTGGATATCCTGATTCCGTTTGATGATGTGAAAGCGGCTGAAGGCATTCTGGCTACCCTCGGATATGTATCCAAGGAAGGGGAGCGGGCACCTACGGTGCGCAGCTGGAAATGGCGGGAACATCATAGCTGTTACACCCATCCGGTCAAAAG
This Paenibacillus xylanexedens DNA region includes the following protein-coding sequences:
- a CDS encoding lasso peptide biosynthesis PqqD family chaperone, coding for MTATTPMNVEDRVTRKEGNLVSDMGSEKVMMSISSGKYYNLGSTGGRIWDLIAEERTLGEVVEVLAAEYEIEPDVCREQVVQFLEHLSREGLIDVTRGV
- a CDS encoding lasso peptide biosynthesis B2 protein is translated as MLRKIKVYLSLPRSMRRLVWEAYILLGWARIQKAMPFAKIAPGLGTPMVETPMTGLERSEVITIRNISKAISLASKYTLWESRCLVMAIAGMKMLERRKIESTLYMGTARNKQGHMMAHAWLRSGKLIVTGADTMDQYTVVGVFGKRCPEKGSGEIVYDT